TTGGCCCGCCGTCTTGAAACTCGCCTTTCTGAATTAGAAAAAGAATTGGGGCACCATCCTCGAAAGGAAAAAACCCCGGCCCTCAAGCTCCTCAAAACCTTCTGGTTCGGGGATGAAAACGAACCGGTTGAGTACGATGAGTTTGGTCGGGATATCAATTTTGTCAAAAAGGTGAAACCTCTCTTCGACTTTCTTTATTACAATTATTGGAGGGTCCGTGTTCAGGGGGTCAAAAATGTCCCTTCGGAGGGACGCGGTCTCATCGTTGCGAATCACTCAGGAACCCTCCCCTACGATGGCGCGATGATCGGTCTCGCTGTCCATAATGATCACCCGGTGAGACGTGATGTCCGCTTCCTTGTCGAAGATTTTGTCTATCACTTCCCCTTCCTCGGGACATTCATGTACCGAATCGGCGGGGTGCGTGCCTGTCAGGAAAATGCCGAGAGACTTTTGAGGGAAAACCATCTCGTGACCGTCTTCCCGGAAGGGATCAAGGGGATCGGGAAGCATTTCAAAAACCGCTATCAATTACAGCGATTCGGCCGGGCCGGTTTTATCAAGCTGGCGTTAAAGACAGGAAGCCCACTGATTCCAACAGCAGTCATCGGTGCTGAGGAGATCCACCCCATGATCTACAAGTCAACGATCCTGGCAAGACCTCTGGGGGTTCCGTATCTGCCTGTCACACCAACCCTCCCGCTGCTGGGACCGTTGGGATTGATCCCGCTCCCCTCGAAGTGGTCAATCTACTTCGGAGAACCCTTTGATTTTCACAAGACCTACGGTCCTGATGCGGTGAATGATCAACTCCTGATCAATCGTCTCTCTGAAGAGGTCCGGCAGAAAATCCAGGAGATGGTGATTGAAGGGTTGAAACAAAGACGGTCGACCTGGTTTGGATAATCAGATCTGTCAT
The window above is part of the Deltaproteobacteria bacterium genome. Proteins encoded here:
- a CDS encoding acyltransferase family protein, whose product is MNDEGKIHYLKRGPGESWEELARRLETRLSELEKELGHHPRKEKTPALKLLKTFWFGDENEPVEYDEFGRDINFVKKVKPLFDFLYYNYWRVRVQGVKNVPSEGRGLIVANHSGTLPYDGAMIGLAVHNDHPVRRDVRFLVEDFVYHFPFLGTFMYRIGGVRACQENAERLLRENHLVTVFPEGIKGIGKHFKNRYQLQRFGRAGFIKLALKTGSPLIPTAVIGAEEIHPMIYKSTILARPLGVPYLPVTPTLPLLGPLGLIPLPSKWSIYFGEPFDFHKTYGPDAVNDQLLINRLSEEVRQKIQEMVIEGLKQRRSTWFG